The Leishmania mexicana MHOM/GT/2001/U1103 complete genome, chromosome 6 genome includes a region encoding these proteins:
- a CDS encoding ATP-NAD kinase-like protein: protein MRRMQVALCTSGDPYHVPSLARVALFPLHLDPPTKQHRELFRLLLGAPDVAAGPSMPSFTASKFASPSSGISTASKSAAAAAASSSSLSSSLPQQPPSVSPELLSAAAAPPHARAIHSGITGRGLNIFDRTTEGTMSTPLSPSPGTQTEPASSSGISGVNDFDPISCGTSSPYWYMEAFATSLREDSQLAPFDYIILIPNTRYPVSLRQSTHLAALAVLAARGLARVHVDFTALEHPDESMPIVYELICRYPNSVLVHWLHDAYEVLNWSHFADFKSTVPMLLLQTQSYPPKALERQRPVGSVSRLTSRQYHSPIGQYVRSPEEAGYYRRAERFMKAASKYRRRNTTPMTAAADGGDPERRYESASLVDRESDYFDDVPNVPSSRRKLDEDVPESGTEVAKKSLQPEYAKVLSRSPLLRGADTTTRTASTASTSTAGGCATGLKMGLSWRESSSVHGEPGVSYVNCAKGRWWNTPGGRGDDEVEVSRSYWSSTSSSWLGGGTASSAALPEWMEEEGVTTADRARGKHQGHCVRDASTAAAEAHEAGDGVGTGDRSGESDEGPQKMDTVVSDDGFALLEDTPADVGAGTGAPRADSKTNAARRQLSMAKSPAGTASKTTRAGTAPAVPTSPESREAADEDTRKRFLTREIEEVRAELKRMLGPASAAATAVSMTTAGGVTTGAAAAAGGGESSDGAAAAKSRSGSDDWVSKTHAGITTRLAAHGAASPFSAEDTRHEEHYPVRRRNRTVRQLIDELYPPRAYAPVSAATTATEAGVGGDTLATDSSNVFSPSHPMLKPGAEPQSSAAAMTSDQNSGRSHNYESADRNGGSSGGGGGCMDVSAWLDAPMVEVHPITRSTGADVRQALWEQEIHPSFILTDCVQRYVEGHGLYRDPRKATAASLYGSVGVGSDYGNGARSGSGGGGGASGLGGSAGVAGQMGGSDGGFRDSAAVGVCGTSSGVGGGMGNSAGGCIGIRRVVAPRDTATLSFPGLIPRLELHYDRNNLLAREQYEKLRIFQCQDGEEPDLIAPIGGDGYMMHCIRKNWRRFIPFYGVNAGHVGYLLNDRSTLEELFSSPLKLHFTTMLYCQAEKEGDTGERMLLSELAFNDAWVERSSGQTALIRILVNGQERIRRLRGDGVLVSTAAGSTAYSQALGASPVPVGAPLIQIVGSNVVSPAQWRPAHLDQEDQVEFEVIDSTKRPCRCYVDSVDVGNVTRLLVRSSRVAGVTLAFSKSCDLQHKLYQMQFPKTL from the coding sequence ATGCGCCGCATGCAGGTGGCTCTGTGCACCAGCGGTGACCCGTATCACGTGCCGTCGCTTGCACGTGTCGCACTGTTCCCGCTGCATTTGGACCCGCCAACGAAGCAGCATCGCGAGCTGttccggctgctgctcggcgcgCCAGATGTCGCCGCTGGGCCGTCGATGCCCTCCTTTACGGCATCAAAATTCGCGTCACCATCGTCGGGcatctccaccgcctccaagtcggcggcggcggcggccgcgtcgtcgtcgtcgttgtcctcctccctccctcagcaGCCACCTTCTGTCTCGCCTGAGCTCTtatccgccgccgcggctccTCCTCATGCGAGGGCAATTCACTCCGGGATCACTGGGCGGGGGCTGAACATATTCGATCGCACCACGGAGGGGACCATGAGTACGCCCTTGTCCCCGTCACCGGGGACACAGACCGAGCCCGCGTCGTCCTCCGGCATCTCCGGCGTCAACGACTTTGACCCCATCTCCTGCGGGACCTCATCGCCGTACTGGTACATGGAGGCGTTCGCGACGAGCCTGCGCGAGGACAGTCAGCTGGCGCCCTTTGACTACATCATCCTTATCCCTAACACCCGATACCCTGTCAGCCTGCGTCAATCAACGCAcctcgcggcgctggcggtaCTTGCGGCGCGCGGCTTGGCCCGCGTTCACGTCGATTTCACCGCGCTGGAGCACCCAGACGAGTCGATGCCCATCGTATACGAGCTCATCTGCCGCTACCCCAACAGCGTGCTGGTCCACTGGCTGCATGACGCGTACGAGGTGCTCAACTGGAGCCACTTCGCCGACTTCAAGTCGACGGTGCCGATGCTGCTTCTGCAGACGCAGAGCTACCCACCCAAGGCGCTGGAGCGACAGCGGCCGGTGGGCAGCGTGTCGCGGCTCACCTCACGACAGTATCACTCGCCGATTGGCCAGTACGTGCGCAGcccggaggaggcgggcTACTACCGGCGCGCAGAGCGTTTTATGAAAGCTGCATCCAAGTACCGCCGACGCAACACGACGCCCATGACGGCGGCcgcagacggcggcgatCCGGAGAGGCGCTACGAGAGTGCCTCGCTGGTGGATCGTGAGTCGGACTACTTCGACGACGTCCCCAacgtgccgtcgtcgcggcgTAAGCTCGACGAAGACGTGCCGGAAAGCGGCACCGAGGTGGCCAAGAAGTCGCTACAGCCGGAGTACGCGAAGGTGCTGTCCcgctcgccgctgctgcgcggcgccgaCACCACGACGCGGACGGCCTCTAcggcctccacctccaccgctggAGGCTGCGCAACAGGCCTGAAAATGGGACTCTCGTGGCGGGAGTCCTCGTCGGTGCATGGGGAGCCGGGGGTGAGCTACGTGAACTGCGCCAAGGGTCGCTGGTGGAACACGCCTGGGGgccgcggcgatgacgaggtCGAGGTGAGCCGCTCATACTGGAGCTCCACTAGCAGCAGCtggctcggcggcggcactgcatCATCTGCGGCTCTGCCGGAGtggatggaggaggaaggggtgaCGACGGCGGACCGCGCGCGGGGGAAGCATCAGGGCCACTGCGTCAGAGACGCCTctaccgccgctgccgaggccCACGAAGCCGGTGACGGCGTTGGGACGGGCGACCGTTCCGGCGAGAGTGATGAGGGGCCGCAGAAAATGGACACGGTGGTGTCTGACGACGGCTTTGCGCTTTTGGAGGACACTCCGGCGGACGTGGGAGCCGGCACCGGGGCCCCTCGCGCCGACTCGAAAACGAACgcggcgaggaggcagcTCTCTATGGCCAAGTCGCCGGCTGGCACGGCGTCTAAAACCACGAGAGCAGGCACTGCGCCCGCCGTGCCCACCTCGCCGGAGAGTCGCGAGGCCGCCGACGAGGACACCCGCAAGCGGTTTTTGACGCGTGAGAtcgaggaggtgcgtgcgGAGCTGAAGCGCATGCTAGGAccggccagcgccgccgccaccgctgtttCCATGACTACCGCGGGTGGGGTCACCacgggcgctgccgctgctgctggcggcggggAATCCTCTGacggggcagcagcggcgaagtCGAGGTCAGGATCGGACGACTGGGTATCGAAGACGCACGCCGGCATCACGACTCGTCTCGCTGCCCACGGCGCTGCCAGCCCTTTCAGTGCGGAGGATACTCGTCACGAAGAGCACTACCCGGTGCGACGTCGCAACCGCACCGTGCGCCAGCTGATCGACGAGCTCTACCCGCCGCGCGCCTATGCCCCCGTAAGCGCTGCGACGACGGCCACAGAGGCCGGCGTGGGGGGCGACACACTCGCCACCGACTCATCCAACGTCTTTTCGCCGTCGCATCCGATGCTGAAGCCTGGGGCAGAGCCGCAGTCCTCCGCGGCTGCGATGACGTCCGACCAAaacagcggccgcagccACAACTACGAAAGCGCTGACCGcaatggcggcagcagcgggggcggcggcggttgtATGGACGTCAGCGCGTGGTTGGACGCGCCAATGGTGGAGGTTCACCCCATCACGCGGAGCACCGGGGCGGATGTGCGGCAGGCGCTGTGGGAGCAGGAGATCCACCCCTCTTTCATCTTGACGGATTGCGTGCAGCGGTACGTTGAGGGGCATGGCCTCTACCGCGACCCCCGTAAGGCAACAGCCGCCTCTCTCtacggcagcgtcggcgtgggcagcgactacggcaacggcgcccgcagcggcagcggtggcggtgggggcgcCTCCGGActgggcggcagcgccggggtGGCGGGACAGATGGGTGGCTCCGATGGCGGGTTCCGCGACTCGGCGGCGGTCGGAGTCTGTGGTACTAGCagtggcgtcggcggcggcatgggcaacagcgccggcggctgTATTGGCatccgccgcgtcgtcgcccCACGCGACACGGCcactctctcctttcctGGTCTCATCCCTCGTCTGGAGCTCCACTACGACCGCAACAACCTCCTTGCACGGGAGCAGTACGAGAAGCTGCGCATCTTCCAGTGTCAGGACGGCGAGGAGCCGGACCTCATTGCGCCTATCGGCGGGGATGGGTACATGATGCACTGCATCCGCAAGAACTGGCGACGCTTCATCCCTTTCTACGGTGTCAACGCCGGCCACGTCGGCTACTTGCTGAACGACCGCTCTACCTTGGAGGAGCTCTTCTCCTCGCCGCTGAAGCTGCACTTCACGACAATGCTCTACTGCCAGGCTGAGAAGGAGGGTGACACGGGTGAGCGGATGTTGCTGTCGGAGCTGGCGTTCAACGATGCCTGGGTGGAGCGGTCGAGCGGGCAGACGGCGCTGATCCGAATTCTCGTCAACGGGCAGGAGCGTAttcggcggctgcgtggTGATGGCGTGCTTGTCTCcacggccgccggcagcacagCCTACAGCCAGGCTCTGGGCGCCTCCCCTGTGCCGGTGGGTGCACCGCTCATCCAAATTGTCGGAAGCAACGTTGTGTCGCCCGCGCAGTGGCGACCGGCGCATCTCGATCAGGAAGACCAGGTGGAGTTCGAGGTCATCGACAGCACAAAGCGGCCATGCCGCTGCTACGTCGACTCTGTCGATGTTGGTAACGTGACGCGCTTGCTCGTCCGGTCCAgccgcgtcgccggcgtGACCCTCGCCTTCTCGAAGAGCTGCGATCTGCAGCACAAGTTGTACCAGATGCAGTTCCCCAAAACGCTGTGA